The following proteins come from a genomic window of Candidatus Eisenbacteria bacterium:
- a CDS encoding 6-phosphofructokinase, with product MKHARRPIRTGKSSRTAKEKRALPPSKTRPSAKKNEPAKQPVRRATRKSPTPLPPGVFPQGTIAQPVLKGNHIQRVGIIFAGGPAPGANAVISSAAISFLDTGREVIGFQDGYRHLEQYHPVTYRLKKGIHYRNFAVQEVTGVRNTQGILIKTSRANPGSEIRTPRDLSDPKRSLKLHNCYSALVDLGIDGLISIGGDDTLKTANLLHEFQKKLPKNAKRIQVIHLPKTIDNDYKGIDFTFGYFTAVDFLAKEVKNLRADAEASNRYFIAQAMGRKAGWLSYGVGIAGEANMIFSVEDIDESLLLDDIVRDKHGKKRKEKRLRVEGIVDKIVDMMIWREEREGKLFGTVVLAEGLAELLPEKYIGDIDKDEHGHISIGKIDMGYILAHMVEKEYTRRTGRKRKVTGLQIGYEARCALPHAFDVMLGSQLGIGAYRALVEENLSGFMVSTSGQLDLHYVPFRNLVNPKTLKTEVRYLRPGSDFHRLARFLESRTERGKINGN from the coding sequence ATGAAGCATGCGCGGCGGCCCATCAGGACTGGAAAATCTTCAAGGACGGCAAAAGAGAAAAGAGCTCTGCCCCCCTCGAAAACAAGACCTTCCGCGAAGAAAAATGAACCGGCCAAGCAACCGGTCCGGCGAGCAACGCGAAAGAGCCCAACGCCCCTGCCGCCTGGTGTTTTCCCTCAGGGAACCATCGCCCAGCCTGTTCTCAAGGGGAATCATATCCAGCGGGTCGGGATCATCTTCGCCGGCGGTCCGGCGCCCGGCGCCAACGCCGTCATCAGTTCCGCCGCGATATCCTTTCTCGACACGGGCCGGGAAGTGATCGGATTTCAGGACGGATACCGCCATCTGGAGCAGTATCATCCGGTCACCTACCGGCTCAAAAAGGGGATACACTACCGCAACTTCGCCGTTCAAGAGGTAACCGGTGTCCGGAACACACAAGGGATTCTCATCAAAACATCCCGCGCCAACCCCGGCTCGGAGATCCGCACGCCGCGCGACCTGTCGGATCCTAAGAGATCATTGAAGTTGCACAATTGTTATTCCGCTTTGGTTGACCTGGGTATCGACGGATTGATCTCCATCGGCGGCGATGACACATTGAAAACGGCCAATCTCCTGCACGAATTCCAGAAAAAACTGCCGAAGAATGCAAAACGGATCCAGGTCATTCATCTGCCGAAAACCATCGACAATGATTACAAGGGTATCGATTTTACATTCGGTTATTTTACAGCGGTCGACTTCCTCGCCAAAGAGGTTAAAAATCTGCGGGCCGACGCTGAGGCCAGCAACCGCTATTTCATCGCCCAGGCCATGGGACGCAAGGCCGGGTGGTTATCCTATGGCGTCGGAATCGCCGGTGAGGCGAATATGATCTTCAGTGTTGAGGATATCGATGAAAGTCTCTTATTAGACGATATCGTCCGGGACAAACACGGCAAGAAACGGAAAGAGAAGCGACTCCGAGTGGAAGGGATCGTCGACAAGATTGTCGACATGATGATCTGGCGGGAGGAGCGTGAGGGCAAATTATTCGGCACCGTCGTTCTGGCCGAGGGTTTGGCGGAGTTGCTTCCTGAAAAGTATATCGGTGACATCGATAAGGATGAGCATGGCCATATCTCCATCGGAAAAATCGATATGGGATATATTCTCGCCCATATGGTTGAGAAGGAATATACCCGGCGAACCGGGAGAAAACGCAAGGTCACCGGTCTTCAGATTGGATACGAAGCCCGCTGCGCCCTGCCGCATGCCTTCGATGTGATGCTTGGAAGCCAGTTGGGAATCGGCGCCTACCGGGCGCTGGTTGAGGAGAACCTCTCGGGATTTATGGTCAGCACATCGGGACAACTGGATCTGCACTATGTTCCCTTCCGCAATCTCGTCAATCCGAAAACACTGAAAACCGAGGTGAGATACTTGCGGCCGGGTTCCGATTTCCACCGCCTGGCGCGCTTTTTGGAATCGCGCACCGAGAGGGGAAAAATCAACGGCAACTAA
- a CDS encoding thioredoxin family protein: protein MSTHLFPKRYKMAPGRSRTAGTLLALGLFFLPALLLGTLQAQDNLQVAVSLHPSHTAIPAGGSGVLGIVLDIPAGHHIQVNEFLSAQIVEPEGIDLGLILYPPPQSYEGDPVYTGRLLLKTPLLIGADLAPGSQKIKVLVEYQICAEEPIFMCFPPDGGEFELSIEILPAALTAVLNSNPAVTLLDLTLEDQTADAAADDAGGDSGSLAGRVEKALAQGSWVAFLLIFLGGVAMSFTPCLYPMIPITISFIGGRSKGKLSGFILSLFFVLGIALTYSILGVLAAQTGALFGSAMQSTPVLLLVAAVLFIMGISMLGAFDIALSSSAQTRLQGGARRGGFLGAILMGMVTGLVASPCVGPVVIVLLTWIAKAGNVFLGFWLMFTFAVGMGMLFLLLGTFAGAINALPKSGVWMATVKHVFGVMLIAMGLYYVKPLIGDTNFKLLVGAFTIFVATFTGAFHRLAESPSWGSQFRKGLGMILFVVGIYLLLLGLLQAGNVQLVGAGGGAATPQIEAEPDWVMSDEEGLILAMESGRPVLIDFYADWCGACRELDEKTWIDPAVMEELERFIVVKLDFTDRTPAQLQKQTDYGVRGLPTVILLDSDGEEIIRFAGFKEPEDVLELLRGIE from the coding sequence GTGTCAACTCATTTATTTCCAAAGAGATACAAAATGGCGCCGGGCCGCTCTCGCACCGCAGGCACCCTCTTGGCCCTTGGCCTTTTCTTTTTGCCGGCGCTTTTGTTGGGAACTCTTCAGGCGCAGGATAATTTACAGGTCGCCGTTTCACTTCATCCTTCACATACGGCGATTCCCGCGGGCGGTTCAGGTGTTTTGGGAATTGTTCTCGACATTCCCGCCGGCCACCATATTCAGGTTAATGAATTCCTCTCCGCGCAAATTGTAGAACCTGAAGGAATCGATCTTGGGCTCATCCTTTATCCGCCGCCTCAGTCTTATGAAGGCGATCCGGTTTATACAGGGCGGCTGCTTCTCAAAACGCCGTTGTTGATCGGCGCTGATCTCGCCCCGGGATCGCAAAAGATAAAGGTGCTGGTCGAATACCAAATCTGCGCCGAGGAACCGATCTTCATGTGCTTCCCTCCGGATGGCGGGGAATTTGAATTATCGATCGAGATTCTTCCGGCGGCGTTGACGGCCGTTCTCAATAGCAATCCGGCGGTGACATTATTGGATCTCACGCTGGAGGATCAAACGGCCGACGCGGCGGCCGATGACGCGGGCGGCGACAGCGGCTCCCTGGCCGGGCGGGTGGAGAAAGCCCTCGCCCAGGGTTCCTGGGTCGCGTTCCTGCTGATCTTCCTCGGTGGTGTCGCGATGAGTTTCACACCCTGTCTCTATCCGATGATCCCCATCACCATCAGCTTCATCGGCGGCCGGAGCAAAGGGAAGCTCAGCGGCTTTATCCTTTCCCTCTTCTTTGTCCTGGGCATCGCGCTGACCTATTCGATTCTCGGAGTTCTGGCGGCGCAGACGGGGGCGCTCTTCGGCTCGGCGATGCAATCAACGCCGGTGCTGCTTCTCGTCGCGGCGGTCCTCTTTATCATGGGAATCAGCATGCTCGGCGCCTTCGATATCGCCCTCTCATCCTCCGCGCAGACAAGACTCCAGGGTGGCGCCCGTCGCGGCGGTTTTCTCGGAGCGATTCTCATGGGGATGGTCACCGGGTTGGTTGCATCCCCTTGTGTTGGACCCGTGGTCATTGTTCTCCTCACATGGATCGCCAAGGCCGGGAATGTCTTCCTCGGTTTCTGGCTCATGTTCACCTTTGCTGTCGGTATGGGGATGCTCTTTCTCTTGCTTGGAACCTTCGCCGGCGCGATCAATGCTTTGCCCAAATCGGGTGTTTGGATGGCAACCGTCAAGCATGTTTTCGGCGTCATGCTCATCGCCATGGGCCTCTATTATGTAAAACCTCTCATCGGCGATACAAATTTCAAGCTGCTGGTCGGCGCTTTCACAATTTTTGTCGCCACCTTCACCGGCGCCTTCCATCGATTGGCCGAGTCTCCCTCATGGGGATCCCAGTTCCGCAAGGGGCTGGGGATGATTCTATTTGTTGTGGGGATCTATCTCCTGTTGCTCGGCCTGCTTCAAGCTGGGAATGTGCAACTCGTCGGCGCCGGCGGCGGCGCGGCGACCCCGCAAATCGAAGCCGAACCCGACTGGGTCATGTCGGATGAGGAAGGGTTGATCTTGGCGATGGAATCAGGCCGGCCGGTATTGATTGATTTCTATGCCGATTGGTGCGGCGCCTGCCGTGAACTGGATGAAAAGACCTGGATCGATCCCGCCGTCATGGAGGAGCTGGAGCGATTTATCGTGGTGAAGCTCGATTTCACTGATCGCACACCGGCGCAGCTGCAGAAGCAGACGGATTATGGCGTGCGCGGGCTCCCCACCGTCATCCTGCTGGATTCCGACGGCGAGGAAATTATACGATTCGCCGGGTTCAAAGAGCCCGAAGATGTGCTCGAGCTGCTGCGAGGGATTGAATAA
- a CDS encoding carbohydrate porin, whose translation MSKPGISVIGGLMILLSAGPAFGQAYWSEKIDIAVGATGVLQASSGMKDSLSPEGDVTDGSMSFDLELVLPVVQYGKFYSLFETGAGDGIDGDILTLTGFNDDADDDQNSRLTELWYEHIWFGARLRFRGGKVDLTTDFDANEVANCGTDQFLSSGFVNNPAVEFPDDNGFGEMLWVSLCDLWNIGVGVADADADWDNVFENVFSIVELDFKPKIVESQGNFRIYSWFNGKDHERLKDPAKTKEDNYGFGLSFDQEINEVMAQFVRYGWQRGSVSQVEHAWSAGLQCSGKLYGREADAFGLACGMAIIGHDWKDVDQMNGINSGDEHHVELYYRFKVSKQLNLSLDIQRVKNPNSDRENDDVWALGMRVQLFF comes from the coding sequence ATGAGCAAACCCGGAATATCAGTGATCGGAGGATTGATGATCCTGCTTTCAGCTGGCCCAGCATTCGGTCAGGCATATTGGTCCGAGAAGATTGATATCGCGGTTGGAGCAACCGGGGTACTCCAAGCCTCATCCGGTATGAAAGACAGCCTGAGCCCGGAGGGGGATGTGACCGATGGTTCTATGTCATTCGATTTAGAGTTAGTCTTGCCGGTTGTACAATACGGAAAATTCTACTCACTATTTGAAACCGGAGCAGGAGATGGTATCGATGGCGACATTCTCACCCTAACTGGCTTCAACGACGATGCGGATGACGATCAGAATAGTAGACTCACTGAGTTATGGTATGAGCATATCTGGTTCGGTGCGCGCTTGCGGTTTCGTGGAGGCAAGGTCGATCTCACAACCGACTTTGATGCCAATGAGGTTGCCAACTGCGGGACCGATCAGTTCCTCTCCAGCGGGTTTGTGAATAACCCGGCCGTGGAATTTCCTGACGACAATGGCTTCGGAGAGATGCTGTGGGTTTCACTTTGCGATCTTTGGAACATCGGTGTTGGGGTTGCAGACGCTGATGCGGACTGGGATAACGTATTCGAGAATGTCTTTTCCATAGTGGAGCTGGATTTCAAGCCGAAGATCGTGGAGAGTCAGGGTAATTTCCGAATTTATAGCTGGTTCAACGGCAAGGATCATGAACGCCTGAAAGACCCGGCCAAGACTAAAGAAGACAATTATGGGTTTGGCCTGTCGTTCGACCAGGAGATCAACGAGGTTATGGCGCAATTCGTCCGGTATGGATGGCAGCGCGGCAGTGTTTCACAAGTTGAGCATGCCTGGAGTGCTGGGCTTCAATGTTCCGGAAAACTCTACGGCCGGGAGGCAGACGCTTTTGGTTTGGCATGCGGGATGGCCATCATTGGGCATGATTGGAAAGATGTCGATCAAATGAATGGCATCAATTCTGGTGATGAGCACCACGTGGAACTCTATTACCGTTTCAAGGTTAGCAAACAACTGAACCTATCTCTCGATATCCAGCGGGTGAAAAATCCCAATAGCGACAGAGAGAATGATGACGTTTGGGCTCTTGGCATGAGGGTACAGTTGTTCTTTTAA
- the feoB gene encoding ferrous iron transport protein B → MVPKTLAAKGAGGREKTMKPRIVVALAGNPNSGKTTIFNGLTGARQHVGNYPGVTVERKEGSRRHGHIELQIVDLPGTYSLTAYSAEELIARNFIINEKPDVVVDILDTSNLERNLYLAVQLMELDIPLVLAFNMSDMAKARGYEFDIDKFSQFFGARIVQMVGNKGVGTEELLDAITLTATEAGPNANRKEEGSSAGSFLSNSFNFSNAHNVRIRGPHHRMPVMNYGREIGEEVAKIESLIQTNGSVTGAYDTQWLALKLLENDKELRAQVASSEVNEQVDKSAAHIEKVLGESSETVIAGARYGFISGACQEAVRSTIEIRHMFSDRIDSIVTNRLFGIPVFLGLMYLVFHLTFTLGGPPMGWIEGLFGWLGGAVEGWWPNGSESLLKSLLVDGIIGGVGGVIVFLPNILLLFLAIAVLEDSGYMARTAFIMDRLMHKIGLHGKSFIPMLIGFGCSVPAIMATRMLENRRDRLVTMLVVPLMSCGARLPIYALLIPAFFPQVWHAHMLWIIYMIGIALAILGAKLLRGTILKGESVPFVMELPPYRVPTIKGLLIHMWERGWLYLKKAGTVILGISILLWAMTTFPALPDGEKARFENERRTIQVNFSENNEELAGHLTTIDHAEAGAALQYSIAGRIGHAMEPLLKPMGFDWKIGTALIGAFAAKEVFVAQMGIVYSVGETDEDSETLRDRLKSTYTPLVGLCIMLFCLISAPCMATIAITRRESNSWKWALFQLGGLTALAYVITTIVFQVGRSLGLG, encoded by the coding sequence GTGGTACCGAAGACGCTTGCCGCTAAAGGGGCAGGAGGAAGGGAGAAGACCATGAAGCCCAGGATAGTCGTCGCCCTTGCGGGCAATCCGAACTCCGGGAAGACCACCATTTTCAACGGCTTGACCGGCGCACGCCAGCATGTCGGGAATTATCCTGGTGTGACGGTGGAGCGCAAGGAAGGGTCCCGCCGTCACGGCCATATCGAACTACAAATTGTAGATCTGCCCGGGACATACAGTCTGACCGCCTACTCTGCCGAGGAACTGATTGCCAGAAACTTCATCATCAACGAAAAGCCGGATGTCGTCGTTGATATCCTCGACACCTCGAACCTCGAGAGGAATCTATATCTCGCGGTTCAGCTCATGGAACTCGACATACCTCTCGTGCTGGCTTTCAACATGAGTGACATGGCCAAAGCCCGGGGATACGAGTTCGACATTGATAAATTCTCACAGTTCTTCGGAGCCCGTATCGTACAGATGGTCGGGAACAAGGGTGTAGGGACGGAAGAACTTCTTGACGCTATCACATTAACTGCAACTGAGGCTGGGCCGAATGCAAACCGCAAAGAGGAAGGGTCATCAGCTGGCTCTTTTCTCTCCAATTCCTTCAATTTTTCCAATGCCCACAATGTGCGCATTCGAGGGCCTCATCATAGGATGCCGGTCATGAACTATGGACGGGAGATCGGAGAAGAGGTTGCGAAAATAGAATCCCTGATTCAAACAAATGGTTCGGTCACCGGGGCGTACGATACACAATGGTTGGCCCTAAAACTACTTGAAAACGACAAGGAGCTACGAGCCCAGGTTGCATCCTCTGAAGTCAACGAGCAAGTCGATAAAAGTGCGGCCCACATTGAGAAGGTACTCGGTGAATCCTCCGAAACCGTGATTGCTGGAGCCAGGTACGGATTTATCTCCGGCGCTTGCCAGGAAGCGGTCCGTTCCACCATTGAGATCCGCCACATGTTCTCGGACAGGATAGATTCTATCGTCACGAACCGCCTTTTTGGCATCCCGGTTTTCCTTGGATTAATGTATCTCGTTTTTCACTTAACCTTCACCCTGGGAGGTCCCCCCATGGGATGGATTGAGGGGCTTTTCGGCTGGTTAGGCGGGGCCGTCGAAGGTTGGTGGCCGAACGGTTCAGAGAGTTTACTGAAGTCTCTCCTGGTGGATGGCATCATCGGCGGTGTTGGCGGCGTTATCGTGTTTCTACCCAATATTCTACTGCTGTTCTTGGCCATCGCGGTCCTTGAAGATTCCGGTTACATGGCGCGCACGGCGTTCATAATGGATCGCTTGATGCATAAAATCGGCCTTCATGGAAAAAGCTTTATCCCCATGTTGATCGGTTTTGGTTGCTCGGTTCCGGCAATTATGGCGACACGAATGTTGGAGAACAGACGCGATAGGCTTGTCACCATGCTGGTGGTGCCATTGATGAGTTGCGGAGCACGCTTGCCCATATACGCGCTCCTAATCCCTGCTTTTTTCCCACAGGTCTGGCACGCGCATATGTTGTGGATTATCTATATGATTGGAATCGCCCTGGCAATTCTTGGCGCGAAGCTTCTTCGCGGCACAATATTGAAGGGTGAATCGGTTCCGTTTGTTATGGAGTTGCCACCGTACAGGGTGCCCACAATCAAAGGTCTGTTGATTCATATGTGGGAACGTGGCTGGCTCTATCTTAAAAAGGCGGGAACAGTCATCCTTGGCATTTCAATACTCTTGTGGGCGATGACAACATTTCCCGCCTTGCCGGATGGGGAAAAAGCCCGTTTCGAAAATGAGCGGCGAACTATCCAGGTTAACTTCTCGGAGAATAATGAAGAACTCGCCGGCCATCTTACCACCATTGACCATGCCGAAGCCGGAGCGGCTTTACAATATAGTATAGCCGGTCGCATCGGCCATGCCATGGAACCGCTTCTCAAGCCCATGGGGTTTGACTGGAAAATAGGCACTGCCCTCATCGGCGCATTTGCCGCCAAGGAGGTCTTTGTGGCCCAGATGGGGATCGTCTACTCCGTAGGTGAAACGGACGAGGATTCTGAAACGCTCAGGGACAGACTCAAAAGCACCTACACTCCATTGGTTGGATTATGCATTATGCTCTTCTGTCTTATCAGCGCGCCGTGCATGGCAACCATCGCAATCACAAGACGGGAAAGCAACTCGTGGAAGTGGGCGCTATTTCAACTAGGGGGACTCACCGCTCTGGCTTATGTAATAACTACAATCGTGTTCCAGGTCGGCAGATCCCTTGGGCTCGGTTAG
- a CDS encoding ferrous iron transport protein A, whose translation MPLTIVQAGRRVRLVSVEAGYGLQGRLTAMGLIPGAEIKVLRNSIQGPFLIEVKGGRIMLGRGMAQKIMVE comes from the coding sequence ATGCCGTTGACCATTGTACAAGCAGGTAGGCGGGTGCGGCTCGTTTCCGTGGAGGCGGGCTATGGGCTCCAGGGCAGGTTGACTGCCATGGGCCTGATCCCAGGCGCGGAGATTAAAGTTCTCCGAAATTCAATACAGGGACCATTTCTTATAGAGGTGAAGGGCGGTCGCATAATGCTGGGCCGCGGAATGGCTCAGAAGATCATGGTCGAGTAA
- a CDS encoding DtxR family transcriptional regulator, translated as MTLTDTLTASLEDYLEAIFHIIAKKKAVRPKDIAKRLSVSNSSVTGALRSLANRQLINYAPYDVISLTPIGETAAKDVVRRHEVLRDFFVKVLAVEELDADKAACLMEHSIPQVILERFVQFAEFVEVCPRGGTKWIEGFGYQCDQGDKMENCEKCISVTLEEVKQRRQKGGRNAVTTTKLKDLKPGHKGKVLKINIRGEMNKRIVEMGVTPGAVVEVERVAPLGDPIDIKVKGYHLSLRKDEAEGIEIEEL; from the coding sequence ATGACATTGACCGATACGTTGACAGCCAGCTTGGAGGACTATCTGGAGGCTATTTTTCACATCATCGCGAAGAAAAAGGCGGTGAGGCCTAAGGATATCGCCAAGCGGCTGAGTGTCAGCAACTCCTCTGTGACGGGTGCGCTCCGCTCCCTGGCCAATAGACAACTGATCAACTACGCCCCATATGATGTGATTTCCCTGACACCCATCGGGGAGACTGCCGCAAAAGACGTGGTCCGTCGCCATGAAGTCCTTCGTGATTTTTTCGTCAAAGTGCTTGCCGTGGAGGAGCTAGATGCAGACAAGGCAGCTTGCCTGATGGAGCATTCAATTCCACAAGTTATCCTGGAGCGGTTTGTCCAGTTCGCTGAGTTCGTTGAGGTTTGTCCCCGCGGGGGCACCAAGTGGATCGAGGGATTCGGTTACCAATGCGATCAAGGCGATAAAATGGAGAACTGTGAAAAATGTATTTCAGTGACCCTTGAAGAAGTAAAACAACGCAGACAGAAAGGTGGCCGAAACGCGGTGACAACAACCAAGTTGAAAGACTTGAAACCAGGCCATAAAGGCAAAGTGCTGAAAATCAATATCCGAGGCGAAATGAACAAGCGGATTGTCGAGATGGGAGTCACTCCCGGGGCCGTCGTTGAAGTGGAGCGTGTAGCCCCATTAGGCGACCCTATTGACATTAAAGTAAAAGGCTATCATCTCTCTCTGCGGAAAGACGAAGCCGAGGGGATCGAGATTGAAGAGTTGTAG
- a CDS encoding isocitrate/isopropylmalate dehydrogenase family protein produces MAKYRVAWLPGDGVGVDVMHAARLVLDGIGFHAEYIHGDIGWEFWKKEGNPLPDRTLRIMRQTDCALFGAITSKPKEEAEAELDPSLKGKGLIYSSPIVRLRQEFQLYANLRPCRAFENNPLNYRDDIDLVVFRENTEGLYAGLEFHPIPAAVREVLEANHKKMAPFKATANEDMAMSIRLFTREACRRIVHKAFTFAKEHGYKSVTVVEKPNVIRETSGLMVREARKVAEEFKGSGVELWEANVDAMAMWLVKNPQNYGVLVSSNMFGDIISDLCAQLVGGLGFAASGNIADKYAVFEPTHGSAPKYEGMDKVNPIAMILSAKLMLDWLGEKEMARKVMQGVANVVKEGKVRTYDMGGSSKTSEMAAAIAEAAKKA; encoded by the coding sequence GTGGCGAAATATCGTGTGGCATGGCTTCCCGGAGATGGTGTCGGTGTGGATGTGATGCACGCCGCGCGCTTGGTATTGGATGGTATCGGTTTCCACGCCGAATATATCCACGGTGATATCGGCTGGGAGTTTTGGAAGAAGGAGGGGAACCCCCTGCCGGATCGAACACTCAGGATAATGCGACAAACCGACTGCGCTCTCTTCGGCGCGATCACCAGCAAGCCGAAAGAAGAGGCGGAAGCGGAACTCGATCCCTCATTGAAGGGCAAGGGCCTCATCTACTCGAGTCCGATCGTGCGTCTCCGCCAGGAGTTTCAACTTTACGCCAACCTGCGACCCTGCCGGGCGTTTGAAAACAATCCCCTGAACTACCGCGATGATATCGATCTGGTCGTCTTCCGGGAGAACACCGAGGGGTTGTACGCTGGATTGGAATTCCATCCCATCCCGGCGGCGGTCCGTGAGGTCCTCGAGGCGAATCACAAGAAGATGGCGCCGTTCAAAGCGACCGCCAATGAAGATATGGCGATGTCGATCCGGCTCTTCACCCGTGAGGCCTGCCGTCGAATTGTACACAAGGCCTTTACCTTTGCCAAAGAGCACGGCTACAAATCGGTGACCGTCGTTGAGAAGCCGAACGTCATCCGCGAGACAAGCGGCTTGATGGTTCGCGAGGCCCGCAAGGTGGCGGAGGAATTCAAGGGTTCCGGCGTCGAGTTGTGGGAAGCTAATGTCGACGCGATGGCGATGTGGCTGGTCAAGAATCCTCAGAATTACGGTGTTCTTGTTTCCTCGAATATGTTCGGCGATATCATTAGCGACCTCTGCGCCCAGCTCGTGGGCGGATTGGGATTCGCCGCCAGCGGCAACATTGCTGATAAGTACGCCGTCTTCGAACCGACGCACGGCAGCGCTCCCAAGTATGAGGGGATGGATAAGGTCAACCCGATCGCCATGATCCTTTCCGCCAAGCTGATGCTCGATTGGCTGGGCGAGAAAGAGATGGCCCGAAAAGTCATGCAGGGCGTGGCGAATGTTGTGAAAGAGGGCAAGGTGCGCACCTACGACATGGGCGGCTCCAGCAAGACCAGTGAAATGGCTGCAGCGATCGCCGAGGCGGCGAAGAAGGCGTAG
- a CDS encoding citryl-CoA lyase, translating into MASETWKTAITKVEPNKLLLRGYRIDELMGRVSFAEAIFLAVSGELPTPAQAKLVNAIFVSSIDHGATPPSALGALNAASTRATLGACVAAGVLPITQVHGGAGETAMRMFYDAGKRVEAGATPLEAAAAILAEMKAKGQRAAGFGHRIHTEDPRAVRLLQLARESKVEGRYLAIGAAFEAQLEQSLGKKLPLNVDGAIGVVLCELGVDPALGNAFFIISRVPGLVAHIVEEMSRERPMRHIDIKNHEYDGPAERPVKN; encoded by the coding sequence GTGGCCAGTGAAACCTGGAAAACTGCGATAACAAAAGTTGAGCCGAACAAACTGCTGCTGCGGGGATACCGGATTGATGAGCTGATGGGCAGGGTTTCCTTTGCCGAGGCGATCTTTCTCGCCGTTTCCGGCGAGCTTCCGACGCCGGCGCAGGCCAAGCTCGTTAACGCCATCTTTGTCAGTAGTATTGATCATGGCGCCACGCCGCCCTCGGCCTTGGGTGCGCTGAATGCCGCATCGACGCGGGCGACGCTCGGCGCTTGTGTGGCGGCGGGTGTCCTGCCGATCACACAGGTGCATGGCGGCGCCGGTGAAACGGCCATGCGGATGTTCTATGATGCCGGCAAGCGAGTTGAGGCAGGGGCCACGCCTTTAGAGGCGGCGGCGGCGATCCTCGCCGAGATGAAAGCTAAAGGACAGCGGGCCGCGGGATTCGGCCACCGGATTCATACCGAAGATCCACGCGCCGTGCGGTTGCTGCAGCTGGCGCGGGAGTCGAAGGTGGAGGGCCGGTATCTGGCGATCGGCGCGGCGTTCGAGGCGCAGCTGGAGCAGAGCCTCGGCAAAAAACTTCCTCTTAATGTAGACGGCGCCATCGGCGTGGTCCTCTGCGAGCTGGGTGTCGATCCGGCGTTGGGGAATGCCTTCTTTATCATTTCCCGTGTCCCGGGCCTTGTAGCGCACATTGTAGAAGAGATGAGCCGTGAGCGGCCGATGCGGCACATCGATATCAAGAATCATGAATATGATGGTCCGGCGGAGAGGCCGGTCAAAAACTGA